The proteins below are encoded in one region of Ferruginibacter lapsinanis:
- a CDS encoding fasciclin domain-containing protein: MKSIKMNFKILLVPIVAASMILTSCNKDLESFAVPTAPVVTPPTGTTISSYISTNSNYSFFDTALRATGLYAAVLNQPGAYTVFAPDNNAIKALINGLNPLVPLGAPDATFITVIKDPSVRAQLTSVLLYHIMVSKLPTANFPTAFPNAAFSSKIPLDASGAIRMNLFPSARPGQNYVNNVPITAPDLFTGSNGVVHGIPAPLVPPTLLLGQIIDANANLTYLKAAIARADSGVAAGSTLDAATRNGLANLTVFAPSDAAFKAALTAVVYVKLVRDGATPGLATQTQAATTVNTLGTSIFTNPAFFSALSAQTVKGIVVYHILGVRAYASNMPAVATNIPTLLNSALPTHEGIKLQSTFTGAAPFVATALNVTGKVSLVDGSTNFSGPAATATTKDINAVNGVVHIIDQVLVPQGL, encoded by the coding sequence ATGAAATCTATAAAAATGAATTTTAAAATCTTATTAGTTCCGATTGTTGCGGCATCTATGATTTTGACTTCGTGTAATAAAGATCTGGAAAGCTTTGCAGTTCCTACAGCACCAGTGGTAACTCCTCCAACAGGTACTACCATCTCATCTTACATATCTACCAATAGCAATTATTCATTTTTTGATACAGCTTTAAGAGCAACAGGTTTATATGCAGCTGTATTAAATCAGCCGGGGGCATACACTGTATTTGCACCCGATAACAACGCAATTAAAGCATTGATAAACGGATTGAATCCACTTGTGCCATTAGGGGCTCCGGATGCAACTTTTATTACGGTTATAAAAGATCCTTCAGTAAGAGCTCAATTAACCTCAGTGCTTTTATATCATATCATGGTATCAAAATTGCCAACTGCAAATTTTCCAACAGCATTTCCGAATGCAGCTTTCTCATCTAAAATACCACTAGATGCTTCAGGTGCAATTCGAATGAATCTTTTTCCATCAGCAAGACCGGGGCAAAACTATGTGAACAATGTACCTATTACTGCACCTGATCTGTTTACAGGTTCTAACGGAGTGGTACATGGCATTCCAGCACCTTTGGTACCACCAACATTACTTTTGGGACAAATTATTGATGCCAATGCTAATTTAACATATTTGAAAGCTGCTATAGCAAGAGCTGATAGTGGAGTGGCTGCAGGAAGTACACTTGATGCAGCTACACGTAATGGGTTGGCAAATCTCACTGTATTTGCTCCTAGCGATGCTGCTTTTAAAGCGGCATTAACGGCGGTAGTGTATGTTAAACTTGTGAGAGATGGTGCCACTCCGGGATTAGCAACGCAAACACAGGCCGCAACAACTGTAAATACGCTGGGGACTTCTATATTTACCAACCCTGCATTTTTTAGTGCTCTCTCAGCACAAACCGTAAAAGGGATAGTAGTTTATCACATTTTAGGAGTAAGGGCTTATGCAAGTAATATGCCTGCTGTAGCTACTAATATACCTACCTTATTGAATAGTGCTTTGCCTACTCATGAAGGGATTAAACTACAATCTACATTTACCGGGGCTGCTCCTTTTGTAGCAACAGCTTTAAATGTAACAGGTAAAGTTTCGTTGGTTGATGGCTCTACTAATTTCAGCGGCCCGGCTGCGACAGCTACAACAAAAGATATAAATGCTGTGAATGGGGTGGTGCATATCATCGATCAGGTATTAGTACCCCAAGGGTTATAA
- a CDS encoding lysophospholipid acyltransferase family protein, translated as MIKNIFARIWALWGLISFVVTFLIIFIPSMIAYFIPDPKGQSYFIGVSRVWMSVWLRLIGCPVKVKGKEHFKAGHNYVILFNHNALLDVPLSAPYVPGPNKTIAKASFAKVPIFGLFYKKGSVLVDRNNDQSRRRSFDAMKNVMLTGMNMCIYPEGTRNRTKEPLKAFFDGGFKLAIDTKKEIMPCIITGTKEAMPIDKSFYLLPTKLSMTFLPPVSSEQTNTKDLKEKVFEIMKTFYLQKSKL; from the coding sequence ATGATCAAAAATATTTTTGCAAGAATATGGGCCCTTTGGGGGTTAATCAGTTTCGTTGTTACGTTTCTTATCATATTCATCCCATCTATGATCGCTTACTTTATTCCTGACCCTAAAGGGCAGAGTTATTTTATAGGCGTGTCCAGGGTATGGATGAGTGTGTGGCTCAGGCTAATTGGGTGCCCTGTAAAAGTAAAAGGTAAAGAGCACTTTAAAGCAGGACACAATTATGTCATCCTTTTTAATCACAATGCCTTGTTAGATGTTCCGCTATCTGCACCCTATGTACCCGGCCCCAATAAAACAATTGCCAAAGCCTCTTTTGCTAAAGTGCCAATATTTGGATTATTCTATAAAAAAGGATCAGTGCTGGTGGATAGAAATAATGATCAAAGCAGAAGAAGAAGTTTTGACGCTATGAAAAATGTTATGCTAACGGGAATGAATATGTGCATATATCCCGAAGGTACCCGTAACAGAACTAAAGAGCCATTAAAGGCATTTTTCGATGGTGGTTTTAAATTGGCAATTGATACAAAGAAAGAGATCATGCCTTGCATCATTACCGGTACAAAAGAAGCTATGCCCATTGATAAATCTTTTTATTTGCTGCCTACAAAATTATCCATGACCTTCTTACCTCCTGTTTCAAGTGAACAGACCAATACCAAAGATCTGAAAGAAAAAGTTTTTGAAATAATGAAGACTTTTTATCTCCAGAAAAGTAAACTGTAA
- the ung gene encoding uracil-DNA glycosylase, translated as MKISEKMDVKMEPSWKEVLKNEFTKPYFLEIVTFLKTERAAGKTIYPPGPLIFNAFNQTPFDKVRVVILGQDPYHNPGQAHGLSFSVPNGIKPPPSLVNIYKEIQKDIGVAMPAAYGNLTSWAEQGVLLLNAILTVRANEPASHQKIGWMNFTDAVIQKISDEKKGVVFLLWGKFAQEKQILIDETKHHILKAAHPSPFSADKGFFGCKHFSKTNELLVQDGYAPIDWKLLTP; from the coding sequence ATGAAAATTTCTGAAAAAATGGATGTAAAAATGGAGCCCTCGTGGAAAGAGGTATTGAAAAATGAATTTACCAAGCCGTATTTTCTTGAGATCGTTACTTTTTTAAAAACTGAAAGAGCTGCCGGCAAAACCATTTATCCACCGGGGCCATTAATTTTTAATGCATTTAACCAAACGCCTTTTGATAAAGTAAGAGTTGTAATATTGGGGCAAGATCCCTACCACAATCCCGGACAGGCTCATGGTTTAAGCTTTTCTGTCCCCAATGGTATTAAACCGCCGCCCTCATTGGTAAATATCTATAAAGAAATACAGAAAGATATAGGAGTAGCTATGCCGGCAGCATACGGCAATCTTACTTCATGGGCAGAGCAAGGAGTACTACTGCTTAACGCCATTCTTACCGTACGGGCAAATGAACCGGCCAGTCATCAAAAAATTGGCTGGATGAATTTTACTGATGCCGTTATTCAAAAAATCTCTGATGAAAAAAAGGGTGTTGTCTTTTTATTATGGGGAAAATTTGCACAGGAAAAACAAATATTGATCGATGAAACCAAACATCATATTCTGAAAGCTGCTCACCCTTCTCCATTTAGTGCAGATAAAGGCTTTTTTGGTTGCAAACATTTTTCAAAAACTAATGAATTGCTTGTACAGGATGGATATGCACCAATAGACTGGAAATTATTAACTCCTTAA
- a CDS encoding LiaF transmembrane domain-containing protein yields the protein MEDNMNNNKMRRVNENRFVGGLIIIGIGVVLLADKMGVAFPQWLLTWPMLLIVIGIFKGFKSNFRSFGWLILVAVGGIFLWDNIVPGVDLKKFVVPIILIAVGLLYIFKPKSKWRENRERCREQWRQRHQGAVDTSWEESSPLNDDHLDIKSVFSGLKRTVLSKSFKGGRISCVFGGVELNLSQADIQGNAILRLEEVFGGIKLVVPPNWTIKNEIEGVFHGVDDERNNQSQVDPNKVLVLQGSAVFAGIEIRSY from the coding sequence ATGGAAGACAATATGAATAATAATAAAATGCGTAGGGTAAATGAGAACAGATTTGTCGGAGGACTTATCATCATAGGTATTGGTGTTGTGTTATTGGCCGATAAAATGGGAGTGGCTTTTCCTCAGTGGCTATTAACCTGGCCAATGCTTTTGATCGTAATAGGCATTTTTAAAGGATTTAAAAGTAATTTTAGAAGCTTTGGCTGGTTGATATTGGTGGCAGTAGGTGGTATTTTTTTGTGGGATAATATAGTGCCTGGTGTTGACTTAAAAAAATTCGTTGTTCCGATAATCCTGATAGCAGTTGGGTTGTTGTATATTTTTAAACCAAAATCCAAATGGAGGGAAAACAGAGAAAGATGCCGTGAGCAATGGCGACAAAGACATCAGGGGGCTGTGGATACATCATGGGAAGAATCAAGTCCGTTAAACGATGATCACTTAGATATTAAATCTGTTTTTAGCGGACTAAAAAGGACTGTCTTATCTAAATCCTTTAAAGGAGGGAGGATATCATGTGTTTTTGGTGGAGTGGAATTGAATCTTTCGCAGGCTGATATACAAGGCAACGCAATACTAAGGCTGGAAGAAGTATTTGGAGGAATTAAATTAGTAGTGCCACCAAACTGGACAATAAAAAATGAGATCGAAGGCGTATTTCATGGAGTGGATGATGAAAGAAATAACCAGTCGCAGGTTGATCCGAACAAAGTGCTTGTTCTGCAGGGAAGTGCGGTGTTTGCAGGTATTGAAATAAGAAGCTATTGA
- a CDS encoding DUF4288 domain-containing protein, translating into MNWYLTKIIYQIICDKGIHTPQFDEQLRLIYAEDDLHAFQKARLLGEREEDNFMNNSNRPVYWKFIDVPEMHKLNTLVDGVEMYSKIKEEEDADIFIRTTKLKAKHLFEDCTVNTIKLN; encoded by the coding sequence ATGAACTGGTATCTTACAAAAATTATTTATCAGATTATTTGTGATAAAGGAATACACACGCCTCAATTTGATGAACAATTAAGACTGATCTATGCAGAGGATGATCTGCATGCATTTCAAAAAGCCAGATTACTTGGAGAAAGAGAAGAAGATAATTTTATGAATAACAGTAATCGGCCGGTTTACTGGAAATTTATAGATGTGCCGGAAATGCATAAATTAAATACCTTAGTGGACGGTGTTGAAATGTATTCCAAGATAAAGGAGGAAGAAGATGCGGATATATTTATCAGAACAACAAAGTTAAAAGCCAAACATTTGTTCGAAGACTGTACAG